One bacterium genomic window carries:
- a CDS encoding class I SAM-dependent RNA methyltransferase: protein MFEYQKHGRYFAQCARGVEDLLVDELRELGAPAADARVRGVGFRADPGLLYDVVLRSRLAGRVLAPLLTFDCHSDRYLYATARKLDWDAILSPDRTFAVVANVSRSNISHSQFAAQRLKDAVVDHFRESCGRRPSVDRREPDVWLNLHINRDRAVIALDVSGGSLHRRGYRLESVEAPLQETLAAAVLRLSGWDCEAPLVDFMCGSGTFLAEAWLQASRIPPGWRGVAAASAAACLPDFDAEIWRRVVERARVDHRRPASGLVSGGDVDEAAVRA from the coding sequence GTGTTCGAGTACCAGAAACACGGCCGGTATTTCGCCCAGTGCGCTCGCGGCGTCGAGGACCTGCTCGTCGACGAGTTGCGCGAACTGGGAGCCCCGGCCGCCGACGCCCGCGTGCGCGGCGTCGGGTTCCGCGCCGATCCCGGCCTGCTCTACGACGTCGTCCTGCGTTCCCGGCTGGCGGGTCGCGTCCTCGCGCCGCTGCTGACCTTCGACTGCCATTCCGACCGCTATCTCTACGCCACCGCCCGCAAGCTGGACTGGGACGCCATCCTGTCGCCGGACCGGACCTTCGCCGTTGTCGCCAACGTTTCGCGCAGCAATATCAGTCATTCCCAGTTCGCGGCCCAGAGGCTAAAGGACGCGGTCGTGGACCATTTCCGCGAATCGTGCGGGCGTCGTCCCAGCGTGGACCGCCGCGAGCCCGACGTGTGGCTCAACCTGCACATCAACCGAGACCGGGCCGTGATCGCGCTGGATGTGTCGGGCGGCTCCCTCCATCGCCGGGGATACCGTCTGGAATCCGTCGAGGCGCCGTTGCAGGAGACCCTGGCCGCGGCCGTCCTGCGCCTGAGCGGCTGGGACTGCGAGGCGCCGCTGGTCGACTTCATGTGCGGTTCGGGCACCTTCCTCGCGGAGGCCTGGCTGCAGGCCTCGCGCATCCCTCCGGGCTGGAGGGGTGTGGCGGCGGCGTCTGCGGCGGCCTGCCTGCCGGACTTCGACGCCGAGATCTGGCGGCGCGTCGTCGAACGTGCGAGGGTCGACCACCGCCGGCCGGCGTCCGGGCTGGTCTCCGGCGGCGACGTGGACGAGGCCGCCGTGCGCGCGG
- a CDS encoding formylglycine-generating enzyme family protein, with amino-acid sequence MSVEPGTFKMGSPLQSAVDPYEWPQHRVTLTRPFEASVTEITWAQYTRLMGDNPSHYYDLCPNCELSHPIESVTWLEAVTFCNALSLDEGLTPAYGIVGEDVTWDQAADGYRLLTEAEWEYTCRAGTQTDLANGSLTYTPSSCDYDELLMLIGWYCNNSGYLPHPVGQLDDNAWGFYDMHGNVWEWVWDWSGPYENVPVTLGDFYFSNGSVERLGSLSVIQFLQAFGDGLMIRFTRVGSNFNISNLDITTSEINFAYADFAGEVNLRVNNDIRHVGVFTDFPTAIAPGVTLSVTAEQFIDAAFGEGVKGEITLTGEITSLGIGGQILLVDDMNILDSGTGQYDLDRLVNFNTMSLGYVYRPAIDSVPIPILMGCSVTDPIGPTAGAIHMMRGGGYGNGARTCRSATRSLPNKGRYTGFRVARYLD; translated from the coding sequence ATGTCGGTGGAGCCCGGCACCTTCAAGATGGGCAGCCCCCTGCAGAGCGCCGTCGATCCCTACGAGTGGCCCCAGCACAGGGTGACCCTCACCCGGCCCTTCGAGGCCTCCGTGACCGAGATCACCTGGGCCCAGTACACGCGCCTCATGGGCGACAATCCCAGCCATTACTACGATCTCTGTCCCAACTGCGAGCTGTCCCATCCGATCGAGAGCGTCACCTGGCTGGAGGCGGTCACCTTCTGCAACGCCCTGTCGTTGGACGAAGGGCTCACGCCCGCCTACGGGATCGTCGGGGAAGACGTCACCTGGGATCAGGCGGCCGACGGCTATCGCCTCTTGACCGAGGCGGAGTGGGAGTACACCTGCCGTGCCGGCACACAGACCGATCTCGCGAACGGCAGCCTCACCTACACGCCCAGCAGCTGCGACTACGACGAGCTGCTGATGCTCATCGGCTGGTACTGCAACAACTCGGGCTACCTGCCCCACCCCGTGGGCCAGCTCGACGACAACGCATGGGGCTTTTACGACATGCACGGCAACGTCTGGGAGTGGGTCTGGGACTGGTCCGGCCCCTACGAAAACGTGCCGGTCACGCTCGGCGATTTCTACTTCAGCAACGGTTCGGTCGAGAGACTGGGCAGCTTGTCGGTCATCCAGTTCCTCCAGGCGTTCGGCGACGGACTAATGATCCGCTTCACCAGGGTCGGCTCCAACTTCAACATCTCCAACCTGGACATCACGACCAGCGAGATAAACTTCGCTTATGCGGACTTCGCCGGCGAGGTGAACCTGAGGGTCAACAACGACATCCGCCACGTCGGCGTGTTCACGGACTTCCCGACCGCTATCGCTCCCGGCGTGACCTTGTCGGTCACGGCGGAACAGTTCATCGACGCCGCTTTCGGCGAGGGAGTGAAGGGCGAGATCACCCTGACCGGCGAGATCACCTCGCTGGGGATCGGCGGCCAGATCTTGCTGGTGGACGACATGAACATCCTGGACAGCGGAACCGGCCAGTATGACCTGGACCGTCTGGTGAACTTCAACACAATGAGCCTGGGGTATGTCTATCGTCCGGCCATCGACAGCGTGCCCATACCGATCCTCATGGGGTGCAGCGTCACCGACCCGATCGGCCCGACCGCCGGCGCCATCCACATGATGCGTGGCGGCGGCTACGGCAACGGCGCGCGCACCTGCCGTTCAGCCACCCGCAGTCTTCCGAACAAGGGCCGTTACACCGGATTCCGCGTTGCCCGCTACCTCGACTGA